GTACCCCATACCTTTCCAATTTCTTGGGGGGCGATCCGGTACCTTGGGATATATGCTCCGTAACTTACAATTCCTACATCCATTAAGATCCTCCTCCTAGTCAATGCTCTCGAGTTTCTCAACGAGTGTCTTGACTGGCATATCGATTCTTATCAATGGAATTCCCTCAAGGGTGGCAAGACGGATAGCTAGATCATCCACGTGTTCCGGTTTGTGATAGGCGACCAGGGCCGGTTTGAGTGGATGGGCCCTTATCGCTATCATCGGTGATCGTCCGAACTTGACTCCAGTGAAGATCAAAGCCCTCTCGCTGCTCCACCCATAGATCTTGAGGTAATCAAGAGATGAGAGTGATGTGATGGCCTTCATCGAGTCTATCACAGTGAATCCGTGGATATCACGGTTGAGCGAGACGGTGTGGGTGAGATTATCACCATTCACCAATCTCATGAACTTCTCGGCCGACATGCTGGTCTTGAATTCCTTGATGCTGATGATGCAATCGCTCTTCTCCCCCAGGTTGTATTTCTTGATCGTTGGCGAACCGTGCTCTTCATCTATTGTG
This region of Methanomassiliicoccales archaeon genomic DNA includes:
- a CDS encoding helix-turn-helix domain-containing protein, translating into MREELREKIAGEITLSDDAGKTIRKWREEFAISQQELARKLRVSPSVISDYESGRRKSPGIVIVRRIVNGLITIDEEHGSPTIKKYNLGEKSDCIISIKEFKTSMSAEKFMRLVNGDNLTHTVSLNRDIHGFTVIDSMKAITSLSSLDYLKIYGWSSERALIFTGVKFGRSPMIAIRAHPLKPALVAYHKPEHVDDLAIRLATLEGIPLIRIDMPVKTLVEKLESID